In the genome of Burkholderia sp. PAMC 26561, the window CCGGTCGTTGCGGACCTCTGCGCGCCCGGCGATTCTCCGACCAGATCCGGATCCGGTCCATATAAAGATAAACGACCGGTGTGGTGTAAAGCGTCAGCAACTGGCTCACGATCAGGCCACCCACGATTGCGATCCCGAGCGGGGCGCGCATTTCCGATCCTTCGCCCGTTCCGAATGCCAGCGGCAACGCGCCGAGCAACGCGGCGGCGGTGGTCATCATGATCGGACGAAAGCGCAGCAGGCATGCTTCCTCGATTGCCGCGCGGGAAGTCGATGCCCCGTGCCGCTGCGCCTGGATCGCGAAGTCGACCATCATGATGGCGTTCTTCTTCACAATCCCGATCAACAGGATCACGCCGATCAACGCAATGATGCTGAACTCGGTGCGAAACAGCAGCAGTGCAAGCAATGCACCGATACCAGCCGAAGGCAGCGTGGAGAGAATCGTGATCGGGTGGATGTAGCTTTCGTAAAGGATCCCCAGCACGATATACACCGCTGCGAGCGCCGCCAGGATCAGGATCGGCTGGTCCTTCGTGGAATCCTGGAACTGCTGCGCCGTGCCCGCAAAACTGCCGCGAACCGTGGCCGGCACGCCGATGGTCGCCATCGTCTCGTAGATTGCTGCAGTTGCGTCAGACAGCGACTTGCCCGGCGGCAAATTGAACGAGATGGTCGACGCCACGAACTGGCTCTGGTGATTGACCGAAAGCGGCGTATTCCCCGGCCCGAACTTGGCGATGGACGAGAGCGGGATCATGGTTTCCTTCGACGTCGATACCGCCGCGCCCGACGACGAACTCGACTTTCCGCTTGCCGCAATGGCATTGGTCGCGCTGTTGCGAATGGACGCAAGCGCAAGCGCGCTGTTCACGCTCGTCGAGGCATCGGCGGCCGTGGTGACGCTGGTCGCGGAAGTGGAAGCCGTGGTGGTCGTCGCGTTTGTCGATGCCGCCCCGTTCGCCGACCCGCCCGACGTGCTGATGTAGATCTGCTTGAGCATCTCCGGGTCTTGCCAGTACTTCGGCGCGAGTTCCATCACCACGTGGTACTGGCTCAGCTCGTTATAAATGGTCGATACCTGGCGCTGGCCGAAGGCATCGTAAAGCGTGTTGTCGATCTGCGCCGGTTTGATGCCATAACGCGCCGCGGTTGCGCGGTCGAACGTGACGAACGATTCCAGCCCGCCTTGCTGCTGGTCGGAATTGACGTCGGCGAGTTCGGGGCGGGCGAGCAGGGCGTCGGTGAGTTTCGGTCCCCACTTGTAGAGGTCGGCCGTGGAATCCGCGAGCAGCGTGAACTGGTATTGCGCGTTCGATTGCCGGCCGCCCGAGCGGATATCCTGAACGGCCTGCAGGAACGTGCGGGCCCCCGCGACGTTGGACAACGCTGGACGCAGGCGCTGGATCACGGCATCGGCGGAAACCTTGCGCTCTTTCTTGGGTTTCAGCGAGATGAACATGAAGCCCGAATTGGTCTGCCGGCCACCCGTGAAACCCGCGACGCTTTCTACCGCAGGATCGGCCTGCACGATCTTCATCATGTCGGAGAACTTGCCCTTCATCGCCTGGAATGACGTGCTCTGGTCAGCCTGAATTCCGCCGACGATCCGCCCCGTGTCCTGCTGCGGGAAAAATCCCTTCGGCACGATGATGTACAAATAAACGTTCAGCCCGACTGTCGCGATCAGCACCAGCAAGACGATTCGCGGATGCGCGAGCGCCACGCCGAGCGTGCGTCCATATCCGCGCTGCATGGCGTCGAACTGGCGTTCGAGCCAGCGCGAGAAACGGCCCGGCGGCTTCTGGTTGTGCGGCTCCTGCAAGAGCCGCGCGCACATCATGGGCGTGACAGTCAGCGATACGACCAGCGACACGGCAATCGCCAGCGACAGCGTCAGCGCAAATTCCCGGAACAGCCGCCCGACAATGCCGCCCATCAGCAGAATCGGCAGGAACACGGCGACAAGCGAAATGCTCATCGATAACACCGTGAACCCGACTTCCTGCGCGCCGAGAATGGCGGCTTTCATGCGCGGCACGCCGTTTTCTATATGCCGCGAGATGTTTTCGAGCACAACGATGGCGTCATCGACCACGAAACCGGTCGCGATGGTCAACGCCATCAGCGAGAGGTTATCGAGCGAGAACCCGAGCAGATACATGGCCGAAAACGTGCCGATAATCGATATGGGCACGGCCACGCTCGGAATCAGCGTCGCGCGCCAGTTGCGCAGGAACAGGAACACGACCATCACGACCAGCGCCACCGCAATGATCAGCGTGGCTTCCGTGTCGTGCAGCGACGAGCGGATCGTGGTCGACCGGTCGGCAGTCGGCGTGATCTCGATGTCGGCGGGAAGGGCGGCCTGCAATTGCGGAACCATGGCCTTCACGCGATCGATGGTATCGATGATATTCGCGCCCGGCTGGCGATACAGGATCACGAGCACGGCGCGCTTGCCGTTGATCAGGCCGAGATTGCGCAGGTCTTCGACCGAATCGACCACTTCGCCTACGTCGCTCAGATGCACGGCCGCGCCGTTGCGGTACGCCACCACAAGGTCGCGATATTGCGCGGCCTTTGTGGCCTGGTCGTTGGTGTAGAGCTGGAAGTGCGTGCCGTTGAACTCGATTGCGCCCTTGGGACTGTTCGCATTCGCCGATGCCAGCGCCGCACGCACGTCTTCCAGGCCAATGCCGTAGTGAAACAGCGCGCCCGGTTCGAGTTCCACGCGCACGGCGGGATTCGCCGAGCCGCTTACATCGACCTCGCCGACGCCCGGCACTGTCGACAATGTCTGTTGCAGCACCGTCGCGGCGGAATCGTAGAGTGAGCCGGCCGTTCGGGTCGGCGAGGACAACGCCAGGATCAGGATCGGCGCGTCGGCGGGATTCACCTTGTGGTACGTCGGATTGCTTCGCAACGATGCCGGCAGATCGGCGCGCGCCGCGTTGATGGCGGCCTGCACGTCGCGCGCGGCGCCATCGATGTCGCGGTTCAAGCCAAATTGCAACGTGATCCGCGCTGCGCCCACCGAGCTCTGCGACGTCATTTCGGTGACGTCCGCAATCGAACCGAGGTGACGCTCCAGCGGGCTTGCCACGCTGGTCGCGACCGTTTCGGGACTCGCGCCCGGCAAGCTCGCCTGCACGGAAATGGTCGGAAAATCGACTTGCGGCAGCGGCGCGACCGGCAGCTTGGTGAACGCGAAGAGGCCAGCGAGCGCAATGCCGATTGCCAGCAGCGTGGTGGCGACCGGGCGCGCGATGAACGGTTGCGACAGGTTCATGCGCTTACTCCACGTCCGCCGCGGGGCGAGGCGGCGCGTTCCGGTTAAAACGCGCACGCACACGGCGGCCGAGCGAATCGAAGCCGAGATAGATCACCGGCGTGGTGAACAGCGTGAGCGCCTGCGACACGATCAAACCACCCACGATAGCGATCCCCAGCGGCCGCCTGAGTTCCGAACCCGCGCCCCAGCCGAGCATCAGCGGCAACGCACCGAGAAGCGCGGCCATGGTCGTCATCAGGATGGGCCGGAAGCGCAGCAGGCACGCCTGGTAGATGGCTTCGCGCGGCGTCTTGCCTTGCTCGCGCTCGGCCTCCAGCGCGAAGTCGATCATCATGATGGCGTTTTTCTTCACAATCCCGATCAGCAACACAATGCCGATGATCCCGATGATGTCGAGATCGTGCCCCGTGATCATCAGCGAGAGCAGCGCGCCGACGCCGGCGGAGGGCAGTGTCGAGAGAATCGTGATCGGATGGATGAAGCTCTCATACAGCACACCGAGCACGATATACATGGTGACGATCGCGGCGAGGATCAGGAACAGCTCGTTCGAAAGCGATGCCTGGAACGCGAGCGCGGCGCCCTGGAAGCGGATCTGGAACGACGCTGGCAGGCCGATGTCCTGCTTCGCCTGTTCGATGGCCTTCACGGCCGCGCCGAGCGACGCGCCGGGCGCGAGGTTGAACGACACCGTGGTCGCCGGGAACTGGCCGAGGTGAGTGATGAGCAGCGGCGCGGCGCGTTCGTGGAACGTCGCAATTGCGGATAAGGGCACTTGCCCGTTCGACGCCGTCGATGACGGCAGATAGATGCCGCTCAGGATTTCGCTGTAATGCGCGTCGCTTGGTTCGTTCTCGAGGATCACGCGGTACTGGTTGGACTGCGTGAAGATGGTCGAGATGATGCGCTGGCCGAATGCATCGTAGAGCGCGTTGTCAACGGTTGCAGGGGTGATGCCGAAACGCGCCGCCGTCGAGCGATCGATTTCCACATACACCGATTGCCCGTTCTGCTGCAGGTCGGTGGCGACATCGGCGAGTTCCGGCGATTGCTGCAGACGTGCCGTCAGCTTTGGCACCCATTCGGCGAACTCGGCCGAATTGGGATCGGTCAGCATGAACTGATATTGCGTCGGGCTGACCGTGGAGTCGATGGTCAGGTCCTGCACCGGCTGCATATAAAGCCGGATGCCGGGAATGTTCGCCACATCCTGCTGCAGGTTGCGGATCACGTCGCTCGACGTGCTGCTGCGGTCGTCGCGCGGCGTGAGGTTGATCAGCATCCGGCCGCTGTTCAGCGTGATGTTGGTGCCGTCCACTCCAATGAACGACGTCAGGCTTTCGACGTCCGGGTTCTTCAGGATCTGCGCGGCGAGCGCCTGCTGCTGCTGTGCCACCGCCTGATACGAAGCGGCTTGCGGCGCCTGCGTGATCGCCTGGATCACGCCTGTATCCTGGATCGGAAAGAATCCCTTCGGAATCCAGATATAGAGCAGGGCAGTGAACACGAGCGTGAGCAGCGCGACGACCAGCGTGGAGCGCTGCCGGTCGAGCACCCACGTAAGCGCGACGGCATACCGTCCAATCACGTAATCGATGAACTGATGCGCCCGCGCCGAGAACCGGTGCGTCTCGGTCGGCGGCGTATGGCGCAGCAGTTTCGCGCACAACATGGGCACGAGTGTCAGCGACACGATTGCCGAAATCACGATGGTCACGGCCAGCGTGATTGCGAACTCATGGAACAGGCGGCCGACGACATCGCCCATGAAAAGCAGCGGGATCAGCACCGCGATCAGCGAAACCGTCAGCGAGATGATCGTGAAGCCGATCTGCTTCGAGCCCTTCAGCGCGGCTTCGAGCGGTCCTTCGCCTTCTTCCACGTAGCGGGCGATATTTTCGATCATGACGATGGCGTCATCGACCACGAAGCCGGTCGCAATGGTCAACGCCATCAGCGAGAGGTTATCGAGCGAGAAACCGCACAGGTACATGACGGCAAGCGTACCGATCAGCGACACTGGCACCGACAAGCTTGGAATCAGCGTGGCCCAGATGTTCGCGAGGAACAGGTAGATCACGAGCACGACCAGCACCACGGAAAGCGCCAGTTCGAACTGCACGTCGCGCACGGACGCGCGGATGGTCGTGGTGCGGTCGGTGACAATGCGCACGTCGAGCGCGGCGGGCAACGCCGCTTGCAACTGCGGCAGGATCTTCTTGATACCGTCGACGACCGCGATCACGTTCGCGCCCGGCTGGCGCTGCACGTTCAAGATGATGGCCGGCGTGTTGTCCACCCATGCGCCGAGCTTCGTGTTTTCCGGACCCGACACCACGGTGGCCACGTCCGTCAGCATCACCGGCCGGCCGTTCCTGTACGCGATGACCGCGCTCTGGTAGGCGTTGGCATCGGTGAGCTGGTCGTTCGCGTTGATGGTGTAGGCGCGCGACGGGCCATCGAAATTGCCCTTCGGCGTATTGACGTTCAGGTTCGCAATGGTCGTGCGCAAGTCGTCGATATTCAATCCGTACGACGCCAGAGCGCGCGTGTTCGCCTGGATTCGCACGGCGGGCCGGTTGCCGCCGCTGACCGAGACCAGACCCACGCCTGCGACTTGCGAGATCTTCTGCGCGAGACGGGTATCGGCGAGATCCTGGACTTGCGTGAGCGGCAGGGTCTTCGAGCTGATCGCGAGCGTGATGATCGGAGCGTCGGCGGGATTCACCTTCGCGTAGATCGGTGGCGCGGGGAGGTCGGACGGCAGCAGATTGCCCGCTGCGTTGATTGCGGCCTGCACTTCCTGCTCGGCGATATCGAGCGGCAAGTCGAGACTGAATTGCAGCGTGATGACCGAGGCGCCCGCGGAACTCTGCGACGACATCTGGTTCAGGCTCGCCATCTGCCCGAACTGTTTCTCGAGCGGCGCCGTCACCGACGTGGTCATTACATCCGGCGATGCGCCCGGGTAGAACGTCTGCACCTGGATGGTCGGATAGTCGACAGCCGGCAGTGCGGACAGCGGCAGGAAGCGCAGCGCAACGAGGCCGACCAGCATGATCGCCGCCATCAGCAGCGCCGTGCCGACCGGACGCAGAATAAAGGGACGCGATGGATTCATGCGGTATCGGTGCGGTTAGGGAGCATCAATGCGTTATTGCGGCTGCGGGCGGTGACGGCCATGATGCGCGCCGGAAGCGCCATGCGCGCCCGATGCCCCCGACGCCGTCGCTGCACCTGATGCACCTGACGCGCCTTTCGGTGCATCGGCCGGAATGGTGATCTTCGCGCCTTCCTTCAGCCGGTCCGACCCGTCGATCACCACGCGTTCGCCCACCTGCAGACCTGTCCTGATGCTGGTGCGCTCGCCATCCACCGGG includes:
- a CDS encoding efflux RND transporter permease subunit — encoded protein: MNLSQPFIARPVATTLLAIGIALAGLFAFTKLPVAPLPQVDFPTISVQASLPGASPETVATSVASPLERHLGSIADVTEMTSQSSVGAARITLQFGLNRDIDGAARDVQAAINAARADLPASLRSNPTYHKVNPADAPILILALSSPTRTAGSLYDSAATVLQQTLSTVPGVGEVDVSGSANPAVRVELEPGALFHYGIGLEDVRAALASANANSPKGAIEFNGTHFQLYTNDQATKAAQYRDLVVAYRNGAAVHLSDVGEVVDSVEDLRNLGLINGKRAVLVILYRQPGANIIDTIDRVKAMVPQLQAALPADIEITPTADRSTTIRSSLHDTEATLIIAVALVVMVVFLFLRNWRATLIPSVAVPISIIGTFSAMYLLGFSLDNLSLMALTIATGFVVDDAIVVLENISRHIENGVPRMKAAILGAQEVGFTVLSMSISLVAVFLPILLMGGIVGRLFREFALTLSLAIAVSLVVSLTVTPMMCARLLQEPHNQKPPGRFSRWLERQFDAMQRGYGRTLGVALAHPRIVLLVLIATVGLNVYLYIIVPKGFFPQQDTGRIVGGIQADQSTSFQAMKGKFSDMMKIVQADPAVESVAGFTGGRQTNSGFMFISLKPKKERKVSADAVIQRLRPALSNVAGARTFLQAVQDIRSGGRQSNAQYQFTLLADSTADLYKWGPKLTDALLARPELADVNSDQQQGGLESFVTFDRATAARYGIKPAQIDNTLYDAFGQRQVSTIYNELSQYHVVMELAPKYWQDPEMLKQIYISTSGGSANGAASTNATTTTASTSATSVTTAADASTSVNSALALASIRNSATNAIAASGKSSSSSGAAVSTSKETMIPLSSIAKFGPGNTPLSVNHQSQFVASTISFNLPPGKSLSDATAAIYETMATIGVPATVRGSFAGTAQQFQDSTKDQPILILAALAAVYIVLGILYESYIHPITILSTLPSAGIGALLALLLFRTEFSIIALIGVILLIGIVKKNAIMMVDFAIQAQRHGASTSRAAIEEACLLRFRPIMMTTAAALLGALPLAFGTGEGSEMRAPLGIAIVGGLIVSQLLTLYTTPVVYLYMDRIRIWSENRRARRGPQRPASVTE
- a CDS encoding MdtB/MuxB family multidrug efflux RND transporter permease subunit translates to MNPSRPFILRPVGTALLMAAIMLVGLVALRFLPLSALPAVDYPTIQVQTFYPGASPDVMTTSVTAPLEKQFGQMASLNQMSSQSSAGASVITLQFSLDLPLDIAEQEVQAAINAAGNLLPSDLPAPPIYAKVNPADAPIITLAISSKTLPLTQVQDLADTRLAQKISQVAGVGLVSVSGGNRPAVRIQANTRALASYGLNIDDLRTTIANLNVNTPKGNFDGPSRAYTINANDQLTDANAYQSAVIAYRNGRPVMLTDVATVVSGPENTKLGAWVDNTPAIILNVQRQPGANVIAVVDGIKKILPQLQAALPAALDVRIVTDRTTTIRASVRDVQFELALSVVLVVLVIYLFLANIWATLIPSLSVPVSLIGTLAVMYLCGFSLDNLSLMALTIATGFVVDDAIVMIENIARYVEEGEGPLEAALKGSKQIGFTIISLTVSLIAVLIPLLFMGDVVGRLFHEFAITLAVTIVISAIVSLTLVPMLCAKLLRHTPPTETHRFSARAHQFIDYVIGRYAVALTWVLDRQRSTLVVALLTLVFTALLYIWIPKGFFPIQDTGVIQAITQAPQAASYQAVAQQQQALAAQILKNPDVESLTSFIGVDGTNITLNSGRMLINLTPRDDRSSTSSDVIRNLQQDVANIPGIRLYMQPVQDLTIDSTVSPTQYQFMLTDPNSAEFAEWVPKLTARLQQSPELADVATDLQQNGQSVYVEIDRSTAARFGITPATVDNALYDAFGQRIISTIFTQSNQYRVILENEPSDAHYSEILSGIYLPSSTASNGQVPLSAIATFHERAAPLLITHLGQFPATTVSFNLAPGASLGAAVKAIEQAKQDIGLPASFQIRFQGAALAFQASLSNELFLILAAIVTMYIVLGVLYESFIHPITILSTLPSAGVGALLSLMITGHDLDIIGIIGIVLLIGIVKKNAIMMIDFALEAEREQGKTPREAIYQACLLRFRPILMTTMAALLGALPLMLGWGAGSELRRPLGIAIVGGLIVSQALTLFTTPVIYLGFDSLGRRVRARFNRNAPPRPAADVE